The DNA sequence actggAAATTAAACCCCATTTAAATTTAATAATTAATCCCACAAATTAAATCAACTGTTTGATAAAAATTTCTATGAATTCAAATGAACACTGAGAACAGCTAAAATTTTAATTATAACTAATGATGCAATACCTTAAATATGAAGTTGAAAAGTAGCATCCACACTCACTCTCATCTGTATTCAATTTTGTGTAAGAAGTAAACATCTCAGCAATCAAcaccaaaattatatatattactgtattCACTTTAGGTATCAAATAACATTTTTGTGTACCAGTACCTATATACCGGATTGACATCCATGTGAAGAGGATAGCCAAGACAAGATCCCAGACTATACTCACAGTCACATTAGTACAAGCAATAATGACAATTCATCTGTCTATATGGCAGAATGACATCTTCCTTAAAGGGAGGTAACCAAAACAAGCTGTGTACTACATAAGTTCCCTATCACATTCACAGGTATTCCCTCACATCTTTGCCTCAAGACCTTCATGGTGACAGGACAAGTCCCTACATTGTGTGTAGGTTAGTTGTGCAGCAATGATAACTTGCATGTGTCAATAGATGTCATTAGTTTTGTACTAAAGCATGCATTCACACTAATATTAATTGTTTAGCTTTCACACCAGCCATCTTTAAGAGGTAATGTACAGAAATATAATTAATTTATGATGTATGAGATTAATTCACATTTCTTTGAAGataattaatttctcttttaataacttaaaatatgaaaactacAGAAATCAATCAAGTACTGCTAAAACCTATAAACTAGCAGTGAGGGTGTGTGAGAGAACTCAACAGGAAAAGGAGTGCACCAGAATGTAGTCTGGCTGCTGTGCTGGCACATGCCCATACCCGTTTACAATCTACCTGGCATGAAAGCGAAGCAGGTCTCTATCACTCACAGGAGCTTGTCTGTCACCAGGATTGGTCGTGCCCGCTCTAGAATGTCCATGTCAGGGTCTAGGGCGCGGCCTAGACCTTCCAGCACGAATATTGCCAAGACCACTGCACTAAAGGCAGATTCAAGCCGTACCTTGTGTTTGAGCAGCACACCCAACACCTGCTGCAGCAATACACCAACATCCACCTGCAACAATCATCGGTGGTTAATAGAGGGCACACCAACAACCCAATAAGTGGCAATTAAGGGGGACGTCTGGTATAATGGGTTTTtgcccttctatttttttttttacacaaaatTTTGCACAGTGGTAAGTCATAACATTTATAACACtgttatgcttttttttatattctaaaattttcaaaaaaTTAAGATTCCTTTTCAAAATCCTAAAACTAAAACTTTTTATATAAAAATTTTTACTCATCACTAATTTTGAGATAAAAATTTTCTTGCAACTTTCAAGTTATGGGAAATTTTGACTTCATGAagatttttcatatatataacaGTTAATTTAAAATTATAAATGCATACATTTGTAGATTTTAGTCCATTCTAACAATCCTGAAGGTTTGATGGGAATCTAAGAAATGACTGAGCTTTTGGCATTTATATTCTTAAAAATGTTGTTTTGAGATACGGGCTCATAAACACCTGCACTACTCATCATTCTTTCATTAGTCATCACTACTCTACACTGTCTGTGTTGCTacatcatttcttcatatttgtatgTTAGAAAATGTTAGAAAATACTTTGAGAAGTGATATTTTTTGCTTGAATAGCTCTTAGTTTCCACCCCACACCTTTCTGTGGCATGGTATTACCTTATCATAACCCAAGTATTTCAGAGCTGCCATGCTTCTCATTATTGCCAGATTTCCCTCAAAAGCCATCACTTTCATATTCATCTTTGTATGCCTGGACATCCTCAGAAATGTTGGAAATAGGATGAGATAATCACATGGTGCCTCCAAGGAATTGACACATATCCTCTCTCAACTAAGGCTGGCAAGTCACTGAAACTCACAGCAAGACACTGAGCTGAAAATACCACTCATTCCCCCTTTAATatacttcacatctcatctctagctaaaacagcttctatgaagttaggtgttctgagacgtctccgccaatttttctcacccccccagctgctagctctgtacaagggccttatccgtccatgtatggagtatgcttcacatgtctagggaggttccactcatactgctcttctagacagggtggaatcaaaagcttttcgtctcatcaactcctctcctctctcaccgcctctctcaccgccgcaatgttgcatatctagctgtcttctaccgctattttcatgctaactgctcttctgatcttgctaactgcatgcctcccctccttccgcggcctcgctgcacaagactttcttctttctctcacccctattctgtccacctctctaacgcaagagttaaccagtattctcaatcattcatccctttctctggtaaactctggaactccctgcctgcttctgtatttccaccttcctatgacttgaattccttcaagagggaggtttcaagacacttattcatcaatttttgaccactgctttaacccttttatgggactggcatttcagtgggcatttttttttattagatttttgttgcccttggccagtgtccttcctacataaaaaaaaaaaaaaaaaatgttactccCCCAAAAATCAATTTCACcaatttttgtagttttttggAAAAAAGACACTACCGATGTAAACAAAAACATGTGGCTGAGTATGGGGCCTTTAAATGGAATTTAAACAAAGTATTGCATGTTTCACTATAAATCTTTGTGAAATAATAGGGAATGTGTATGcctactttatatatatatatatatatatatatatatatatatatatatatattttttacaacaggccatatttttcatattttttgtctcccAACCAGACATCTCCCTTAATCAccactgaaacttggttagatgtGAGAAATGCACAACAACCATGTAGGAGTTTCATTACAAATGTCAGCATATACTCAAATGAGCATCACATTACTGTGCTGTATATGAAttcaaataatgaataaaactaTTCTAAATATGATGCACTGTGGACTGTCATTGCATAATTAACATGAGGTGTGGTGATGGCACTCACTTGGGACAGGGACACAGTACTCTCCCGAGCTGCCTGGACAAGACCGTCCACATCCTCCTTGAAAGCCTGATGGTCAGCACACTCATGCTCGCTGTGCTCCAGGAACAGTTCAGCCACCGACTCCCCCTGCAGTGCAGGACAGAACAAAAACAATGGCTTAACATCAAAACTCAAGACCCAAAACCTTGAAACTGTCTTGAGCTAATActgctaaaaaataaataaataaaataaaaataaataaatagataaataaatgaataaataaataaataaataaataaataaataaataaaaatatcagcAATTctagtaaaaacaaataaagccACACCACCAatatcttttccctctcctgagGGCTTGTTGTGTTCTTACATCTCCAATGACGACTTGCTTGAAAACAGCTCGGATTCTAGCCAGATTCTGTTCAGTGAGTCTGGAGGTCACACCACAATCAAGAAAGCAGATGCGTAGTGGGTTGGGGTCTGGCTGCACGTCCATCACAAAGGTGTCACAGCCAATGTCCACCATCATGACCCTCACCTGATCCCCAGTGGCAGTCCCTGAGGTGATGTTCTGCACCAGTAAGTTACCAGGATGCAGGTCCCCATGCACCAGGTTATCCACAAATACCTGAGGAGGACAATGTTTATGTCCCTAAAATTCTTCCCTTCAGTTTCActtgttcatcatcattattgtcatgcTCAATGCCTGGTCTCCTCTGTATGGGATCCATCATATATGAAAATCTCAAAAGCATTTAGGCTCAGAAAGGAAGAAGTCATTCAATAAAGCAATGTACTCCTCCCCTGCTCCATCAGGGCATCCTGTGGACAGGAGCTATCATAGAAAGCTACTGTGAGTGAGTCCTCAAGTCAAAATTAATAACAGTTTAAACAAATATACAGTCACACACCATTTTCAGCAGGGCATCCACACCAATCTCTGCTAGGCGCTTCTTGAGCTGGCTTGTGTCACTCTCCTCTGGTGCCCTCATCACATCCAGCATAGCCTCCCCTTCCTCAAAGGTCTCCACTAATACCTACATACACAAGATGAGTCACTACAATGTGGTTAGctcagaaacaaaataaatacttaTGAGTATATTTACTGGCAATATTTGTTCCCGAGTCTTACTGGATTAGTTGTTAtgtaatgaaaattaattaaccCCTAAAGGGCAGGTGGCATCTACAGTTGATGCAATGTAGAGGGCTGGTGGCATCTATAGTTGACCTACATTTTGTGGGCTTAATTTCAAATTTCCATGTGAGTTTTTGAGCCAGCAAACATCCAAAGCAAACATGAAATGACGTGTCAATCAGTCAAGTTGTGAGCCGCCATCTCACACGGCTGGCACCACTTGCTCAcattcaccctcaccctcatctACATCTGCTGCTCCAACACCTACATCTACTGCAACACCTTCTACACCTGCTGTTGCAACACCTCCTACATCTGCTCCTGCTCCCCCTGAAGAATATGCTGCTGCCAAGACGCGTCACTACTGACAGACCTTGGGTTTGGTGCATCTGCGCACACTTTGGAAGGTCTGGACACTCAAGAGGCCAAAAGAAAAAGCCCcggggaaaaggaaatgaagaagcaaGAAGCTCCCACTGAAGAATACAGGCCAAGAGACTTatagaacaacacacacacacacacacaggtgccaGTAAGAAATATTATGGTGATATTATCCTTGTCATTCATAAATAAAGTTAAGCTGTTATCAAAGCTGTTTTCTATTCTGTAAAATCCTATAAAAATCATAATTTTTCTACAATAGCTGCATCTAAACAAATATCTCAAAGCTGCAATTATTGTACTTTGCAGGAAAATGACTCCATTAGTtttgaacataataaaaaacaagaactgTTGAAAAACAAATGGATGGTAAACATTTTACTCATATGTTTTTTACTAACTGAACAAACACCACCGATATAATTtattgaaggaataaaaaagggagaattTTGGGACACATAAAATGGTGATCTTGAGAATTTTTTGCACAACAATGGTgagacatataaaaaaaactatatgaGCAATTTATAAATCTGGATTTCAAAAGTAAAACTACTCAATATTATAGAAATTGCGGGAACATAAAGGTCCCCATTTAGgtcatcaaagaaaaaaaaatacctcagAATAATTAGATTAATATGAGTGTACCTTCCACTAGTACCAGGCAGCACCTCCCCCTAAATGAACTTGTGGGCTAATATCACAGACCAGAATTAACTTCAGACCAAAGGCCAAAAACAACTACACATACACAACCAATGTAAACACATTCTTTCAACTAGCAGTGGGCCATGACTGTACACACTACATCAACTAGGTTACTAGTTATTATGTGGTGTTGCATTCAGTTTTAAGAAGCCTTTTACCATTTTGTTTTGGGAGAATGTCAAGAGATGACACTGGCCAAGCATTTACTGCTGTTGCATTAAGTATTGGTCTTAACAATGGCATTTATGAAATTTCATGGGTCCTTGTGATCTTCTACAATGGCTTAGGAGTGTCTTTAAATCTGCAAGAAACTCAGTGACTTCACTACAATCTTTTGACTGGTGATGTCTTGTAGACCAAAGTCAGCAACTCAAGAGCTGAAAAAGAAATACTTTATTCTAAGTAGTCATCTGATCCTTCTAACTAGTCTTGTCCATTTAAGTTGTGAACACAACCTTCTTTGGCCCCACCTTTGATGTCACATAAGGTCTCAGTGGCCGAGGAAACTTAATGAAGGGGACATCAGCAAAGTTTTCAGAGAAATTTTCCAGGTTATGAGCTTCAACTCTCAAGTCAATCTGAAATTAGTAAAATATCAAATAAGAATCAATGGCTTTTGGTGAAAACTGAAACTAAAGCACTGATGGCATGCATGTGAAGATCATCACTCTCACTGCCTACACTGAAATACTGAGAAGAGGACTGCAATGGATTCAGATTTAGAATATAAAACATCAGCCAGAGCAGAATAGCAAAATCAACACATATGTATCTCTGTAAAACATGTAGTTTGTCATCATTtgtgatcagaaacactcatttaGTTGCATCTTGATTCAGTCAACAGTACAATGCATACCACAGCAAATGTAAGATGCTATCCAGGTCAGATCTTACCTGTGCTGCCAAGACTTGGCCAAATTCCTCTACacactgagggagggagagccacCTGAGTGGAGGAACCAGGATGGTAACGAAGCTGGCACATGCCTTTAGGATTCTCAAGTCTCTCCTgagatatgggaaaaaaaaaaaaaaaaatgaaatgcaatCTTTCTGAAGCAGCAGAGCATAGGTATAAAAATGTTACTGCCCATCACTCTTATCTGACTGACTTAACATACAACACTATCACTCCTACAGCTCCTAAGGGAATGCTATGACAATGATCTTAAATGATTGCTTCTGAAATGTCTAAACTAAATGCAAACAACATATGACATTATGATGACTTGCAAATGAATTATTTATCAGGCtattaaaaaatatgaatggaaTTTAAAAAATTAATATTTGAATATTCTCCCTCTTCCAAAGGCAAAGTCAGTGGTAACCTAAATATGAACTGATGAACAAACCCCATGTGAGAAAAGTAACACACCTAAATGTCTCAGCAATGCTAGGATGCAGCACCTTGACAGCCACTGGTACAAGGCCCTCCATGTCCTCAAGCGGTCCCTCACTCACTGGTAGGGACTTGTCCAGCTCTGCCTCCTGCCATTCCTGTACCAAGAGAAGATTGCCTGATTTCACTTGCTACTGTGTTCATGATACAGCCTTCAGCACATTGAGAACAATTTTATACTTCACTAAAGCAAAAGTCTAACaaaaaataccatatatgaagTCCTGTGAATTGAACTAGATCGTATGCCCTCattaactaaagaaaaaattaaagcagGCACATGCTGGTCAGTAGACTCAATAGTTCAGGCAACTATTtgattatctatattttttgtaaAGGTTTAAAGgccagacaaagaaagagatgcTATAGATACTTAAGCTCTTAGGTGGCCTGTGGAAGCAAGAACTATTCCCTTACAGCTAACCCTCCCTATGCTCTGGTGCCAAATATGAGTGATGTGGTGGAATACATATAAGAAAAGACTACCTCTCCAGGATGAAGGGTACAAAACTTGACTTATACCTAGTACCAAGGACTACTAGGTAGCACATTACCTATCAGTCTCATCCTACCTAGGGATAAAATCTGGGATTTCTCTGCTGTGTACTTAGTATACTATTATGATAAACAATACTTCATTAATATTAATCTGCCCATCTATTATGATGCTTTTACATGAATCTAAACAAACACCACTAGAAAACATGTTaacaaaatcaaagaaaactcTCAACAATTATGACAACTGTCTTCAAGCTGCCTGAGCACCAACAAATATCTTCATTGGAAATAATGTCAGCCCTTCATATAAGGATATGGATGATTTTTCCATCACAAGGCACTAGGCATCAATGCTGACAAACTTATAGGATTTGAACTAGAATCCTATAAAAGAAGATATATTAAAAATCTTAAGCAGCAAACTCAGGGTGCATCACATAAATCCTCTATCTCAGGCTTCAGTTACAGAGTAGCAAAGCAGTGTTGCTAGATATTCTTCAGCTGAGTTCATATCAAATTTCTAGTGCAAATATTCTGTGGATGGCACAAGGATATAAAAGTTTTATGATGTTAAATTATGGGCCACACTTAAGACCAAATTTCCTATGCTTCATACAATTTATCTAATATGCTGGAATATCTCCTTATACTTTATGTTAATTCCACAGCATTTTCTTTAAAAGCAGTAGAAGAACGAATCTGTGTTGTTCTATTAAATATATGTAATGTTTGTGTGCTAGTGAatcctaaagagagagaaacaatgctTGCAGGCTGAACTGGACAAAGATGAGGATACTTAATTAAATGCATGTGATGTGAATCCCTGAACAACAATTCTAGAAGAGAATCAAAGATGGTGAACTATGTAAGGGAATGGGAGGTGAATGTTTTAGTCCGCTATAGTGGAACCAGACTACTTGGTACTCAGGGTTTTGGCTGCACCTCTccacactgtcaccaccacaaccccagagtgacctgacctgacctggctATGGCCAGCAGGGCACAGCCTGGAGGGTTCACATGTCAATGACACTGGGGTGGCAGTGCCACATGGCCTATATGTGTTGCCAAATATACCAGAAGATATACAGCATCCTTGTTCCATAATCAAATCGAAAGCCATTAAAAAACACATGCAGTCGAATATAACAActtataattttggaataatttAAGGCAAAGAATGACAGTATGAGCAAACTGTGAACATGATACCAATGTGGGACATGAGCAGCCAGCACCCTGAGTACCAAGTTAGTCTGGTTCCACTTTAGTAAGATACAGATTGGAGTGATTTGGGTACATTAAAGTAGTGACAGAGAATCAATGTATGAAAAAAGTCAGAGATCTGAACATAGATGATAGAGATTTTAGAGGTGGTTCTATCAGTCCATCAACCACCATCAATGTAAAAATTGATTAGAATGAGTTTTCATTTGTCCATCATGCACAGGTGATGTGATCAAATGGGCGAGTGTGAAAGCAAACAGCAGTGGAGGCAAAAacagaatggagggaaggaggaggaggatcaacaCACTTGGACCTCACAACCCCTAACCTCCACAAGCTGGTGTGTGGGTGCATCTTCTATGTCTTCCGCTTCCTGTGCTTGTGCCTGTGCAGCATCCTCTGCCTGATAAGGACTTACATCCATCTCACTTTCCTCTGAGGGCAGGGTGTCTACTGATGGGAGTTCTTTGCGTACTTCAGGTGCTGATGAAGGTTCCTCTGAGtctgtagaagtagtaatagttatgGGACTCATGaggacaacaataatgataacaaacacTGTTCTTTAGACAATTTTTACTTGATtaaatctatttatttgtatcCTTGGGTCCTGGTAAACTCTTTAAGACTAATAGAAGGATGTAATGCCAATGAAATGCTTTCACTGTAATGTAATGACAGAATGAGCACAATACCCCTCAAATGCTCTCTTGACTATACATCAGGATTTGATTCCTTTTAAGGAAACTTAATCTCCTTAAAATTCATAAGGGTCATGAGTCACCAGTTTCCATCATGCAGCCATGCAGTCTTACCTGATCCTGCAATAGATAGTGGTATAAAGGCAATCAAAGAAATTACTataatatggagaaaaaaaaaaaaaaaaaaaaaaaaaaaaaaaaaaaaatatatatatatatatatatatatatatatatatatatatatatatatatatatatatatatatatatatatatatatatatatataaagattggAAAGATAAACTGAGCCTATGACACAGGATGAAATACTGAAGTGATGATTTTTATAAAGGCAAAAGGTGAGGAATTAATACTGAGGTGATGATTTTTATAAAGGCAAAAAGTGAGGAATTAATACTGAGGTGATGATTTTTATAAAGGCAAAAAGTGAGGAATTAATACTGAGGTGATGATTTTTATAAAGGCAAAAAGTGAGCATGGAAAGTAAAAGTAGAAACATGACAAGTTAACatgaaagaaatgacatttcaaGGAAGTACATACCTGGAATCATATATCATATATCAAGGTAACTCTTGGTAGCAGAATCAAATATAATAAGTCAGGATATAGAAACTAACACCGACAAACTGTACATGGTTTTGTCAGAGCTTGAAGTTAATACTCAGTGTGAGGTAACAAGTGGGGAAATTGACTGTCTCTACATAAGTAGGGTTGCAAGCAAGACAACCATCAGCAGGTTCACCTTGAGCAGCTTGTTGTGCCTCATGTTCCAGGAGTTtctgcttctccctctccctgctcctcctctcttctctcaatTGATAGAACTCCTTCAGGGCAAGTAGGTTGTCAGGATCCATCTTGCTGCTGATGCCAAGCAGGCCGAGGCCCGCACTAAATAGCTGCCTTAGTCCCATCACCTCTAGACCTATGGACCAGATCTGCTGACCATATATTGATAAGCTTCCTATGTCCCATCATCATGCTAAGCCCTTTGAGTCTTATCATTCAGGCAAACATTTTAAGATTTTATGAAGTAACCTGACATCATAATTACACTAACCATGATAATTATTACCCAATTCTTCCATAAACACATTTTATGTGATGATCACTATGAAACACACCTTTTCACAAATACTTTTAGAACCACTTACCAAATCACAATTAACAGAGTGATAAAAACTTATCAAATCTATCAGGATTCTTCAGAATACTTTATCATAAACAATCTAGCAAAGGACTAAAACATGCTTTTGAGTGCCAATTGGAAAGTAGCACCATAAAGTTGTTTAAAATATACACATGCACTGCCCAGTGATATGTGCACCACCAAATACAGTAATTATGTGAGATGTTTACAATCAAAGACAGACCATCCTTAATAGAATTAAGGGTCTGCATGGTCTGTGCTTCAATGCAAGAGCAGGTAAATAATGGTGAACTAAGCAGGCTGCCCACCTTCCAAGATACTGCCTTCATCATCCATCTCTGCGAGGATCTCCTCCAGCAGCTCCTCATCAGGGATTGCCTCTGCACTCATCCACACCTTGTATACCTGGGAATaaatatgtatttgtgtgtgtgcagaaaaaataaaccaattatttacttatttactatcATCATGCCATTTGTATTAAACATAttcaaataacataaaaaattgGTAACATTATATGGGGGGATTAGCTTGCTTTTTTGAGGTCCCACCCCACATTTTACAAGTTTCTATGTACTCACCTGTGCTACACAGCCTGAGCCAATGGGATTTCCATCATTATCAAACTTAACAAAGACCTTTCTCCAATTGGGCCCAAAGGCTCTCTTCATCTGGTGTCTGGTGAAGCGCCAGGAGTGGGGCTTGATGCGGCGCTGCAGCCGTGAGAACTGAGAGCAGCAGGTGTCTGGGAACAAGTCCCTACGAGTGGAGGCCCACTGACCCAACTTGATCAAGATTGGGCCAGAAAACTCAATTGCTGAAACACCAGACTGTGTAATGTGTGCATCCACAGCCCTAGGTAAGAAAGTGTTTTATTTCCATGCGGTTAAAAAGCAACATGAGGATGCTCTTTAATTAATCTGACTGGGCTTATAGATATATCATATCCCTACAACTGTTCTTGTCTATTTGATTTGAGGAAGAACAGGCTCTCAGATACTAACCTGTCAGAAGCAGTCCCCACCAGGTGTCAGTGGCTGTCTTGCCCAGGTAAGTGACAGGATACAGCATCAGGATGGGTGTAAATGTTCCTAGCAGCCGTAAAGCccgaagacaaacacacagaaactCATACACATTGGCAAACAGCTGTGACcaccatcctctcttctttcgcTTTACTTCTGGTTGTACAACTTGGACAGGTACTGGCTTTTCAGTTTCATGCATTAAAGATGGAGCCAAAAATGCCATGCCCAGCGAGGTAGTTTGCCATGCCATTCTGCTCCTCTTCACACTTGTCCTGCAGGCTTTCCTGACAGCTCTCTGAATGCCCTGCACCAAGTTTTTCCTGGCATTCCTACAGGAGGCAATGGTCTGACAGTATGTTTCAGCACTCTTGATTCTGACACCAGGACTCAATTGGAAGCAAACAGTTCCTTTCCCATAAAGTCTACCAAGAGACTGGGGCTGACAGGCAGAGTGGGCTGTGAGGGACTGACTGAGGTAGTGGCTGGGTACAGGAAGGGGCAGACCATGGTGGAAAGGCTGTAAAAGGGCATTCCGGACAGCAGTCAGAGAGATGACTCTTGATAATGTTCTAACAGCCATGACAAAGAGCACATTGCCTGAAATTGAAATATATAGCTTTGGGAAATACATCAACCGACAACACTATTTTTAAAAATAAATCATGAGAATACATACCTACGTATACAAAACACACATGGAAAAATCTTCAACCACTCAAAGTGTTCACTGTACATAAGCTACAATGATGCATAAAACACCAGTTCATGTAGATGACCCTGAATTCGCTAATTACCAAAATAGTCACACCTTGCATATATGAAGGATCCGTGTTAAACTTAAACTACTGTATATGACTGGAAATCATTACCAGTTCAATATGCATCACAGAAGTCTCCACACACATAGGCCACACCTACGTGACTTGTACCCATTAAGCAAGATACCTACACGAACCAGTAACTAGTCTTATCTGCCACCGCCACACGCCACGACAAGATCAATAGGTCACGCTGCACACCATTACAGCAGCAACACCCATCATGGAGACACTGCCGCACACCTGACCACACACTACTCGGTTATATCAGTCTTACCGTCCCCGAGCACACCGTAAACAATAGCAGCTCGCCAGCTGAGTGCGAGACTGCAGACCAGGGTTGCCAGGTCTGCGGCAGTATTCCCGCGCACTTTTACTCCAAAAAGAGCCCAAAACCCGCGGACTCCACCCTCCAAAAGAGCCCAAAAAGAGCCCAATATTTTATGAATATAATATGCATGTTGTGTTAAAAACGAGAAAGGTGGAAAACGAGACATACTTTATTTaaatctataataataataatgatgataataacaataataataataacaatattaataggctaataataataataataataataataataatagtgatagtagtagtaatagtagtagtaattgttgttgttgtggtagtagtagtagtagtagtagtagtagtagtagtaacagcaataataacgattatatatatatatatatatatatatatatatatatatatatatatatatatatatatatatatatatatatatatatatatatatatatatatatatatatatatatatatatatatatatatatatatatatatatatatatatatatatatatatatatatatatatatatatatatatatatatatatatatatatatatatatatatgcacagtGATATCTTAAGTGATACGGTCACTGTGATGGGCTCTGATCACAGTTTTGCAAAATTTGCAGGATGCATGAGTATCATCGCCGGGTATACTCCTTATCCACGTCTTGAGCCCGTCCTCTTGTTCCCActctttacagtattttttgctgtatttcgaCCACTTGCTCATGTTCACTTGAGCGTACACACGTATGCACGTGGCCTGTATCCAGTAtacttgtatctcctccagGCAGGCTGAGGCAGCTACGAGGCTGAGAATAAACTggctgtgtttcagtgtgtgtgctgtgaggtgaatgtggaaattaTGGGTGCGGC is a window from the Scylla paramamosain isolate STU-SP2022 chromosome 11, ASM3559412v1, whole genome shotgun sequence genome containing:
- the LOC135105005 gene encoding uncharacterized aarF domain-containing protein kinase 2-like — translated: MAVRTLSRVISLTAVRNALLQPFHHGLPLPVPSHYLSQSLTAHSACQPQSLGRLYGKGTVCFQLSPGVRIKSAETYCQTIASCRNARKNLVQGIQRAVRKACRTSVKRSRMAWQTTSLGMAFLAPSLMHETEKPVPVQVVQPEVKRKKRGWWSQLFANVYEFLCVCLRALRLLGTFTPILMLYPVTYLGKTATDTWWGLLLTAIEFSGPILIKLGQWASTRRDLFPDTCCSQFSRLQRRIKPHSWRFTRHQMKRAFGPNWRKVFVKFDNDGNPIGSGCVAQVYKVWMSAEAIPDEELLEEILAEMDDEGSILEGLEVMGLRQLFSAGLGLLGISSKMDPDNLLALKEFYQLREERRSREREKQKLLEHEAQQAAQDSEEPSSAPEVRKELPSVDTLPSEESEMDVSPYQAEDAAQAQAQEAEDIEDAPTHQLVEEWQEAELDKSLPVSEGPLEDMEGLVPVAVKVLHPSIAETFRRDLRILKACASFVTILVPPLRWLSLPQCVEEFGQVLAAQIDLRVEAHNLENFSENFADVPFIKFPRPLRPYVTSKVLVETFEEGEAMLDVMRAPEESDTSQLKKRLAEIGVDALLKMVFVDNLVHGDLHPGNLLVQNITSGTATGDQVRVMMVDIGCDTFVMDVQPDPNPLRICFLDCGVTSRLTEQNLARIRAVFKQVVIGDGESVAELFLEHSEHECADHQAFKEDVDGLVQAARESTVSLSQVDVGVLLQQVLGVLLKHKVRLESAFSAVVLAIFVLEGLGRALDPDMDILERARPILVTDKLL